The Anaerolineae bacterium genome has a segment encoding these proteins:
- a CDS encoding CoB--CoM heterodisulfide reductase iron-sulfur subunit B family protein, producing NNAQLAAPCSMCYLNLKKTDHYMASSPELAHKINTALNAGGLHYRPGSVKVRHLLDIIVQDVGYEAVAQKVTRPLYNLRVAAYYGCLIVRPGFEDAFDNPEYPTTLDNLMRTLGAEVVDFPMKAHCCGGHMTQISEPVALEMIRRLLKNAADYEADVIVTLCPMCQLNLDAYQDNVNKHFGTNYKIPILYFTQLIGLAFGLPPKQLGFGKEFVGAGPALAKIGAEAPPPAKLERPSKEALPMPGRKEETK from the coding sequence AACAACGCCCAACTGGCGGCGCCTTGCAGCATGTGTTACCTGAACCTGAAAAAAACAGACCATTACATGGCCAGCTCCCCGGAACTGGCCCATAAAATCAACACCGCGTTAAACGCAGGCGGCCTGCACTACCGGCCGGGCAGTGTGAAAGTGCGCCATTTGCTGGACATCATTGTGCAAGATGTGGGGTACGAGGCCGTGGCTCAAAAAGTCACCAGACCCCTGTACAACTTGCGCGTGGCCGCCTACTATGGCTGCCTGATTGTGCGGCCCGGGTTTGAAGATGCTTTTGATAACCCCGAATATCCCACCACCCTGGACAACCTGATGCGGACGCTGGGCGCGGAAGTGGTTGACTTTCCCATGAAGGCCCACTGCTGCGGCGGCCACATGACCCAAATCAGCGAGCCGGTGGCCTTGGAAATGATCCGCCGTTTGCTCAAAAACGCCGCCGATTACGAGGCCGACGTGATTGTGACTCTCTGCCCCATGTGCCAACTCAATCTGGACGCCTACCAGGACAACGTGAATAAACATTTTGGCACCAATTACAAAATACCCATCCTCTATTTTACCCAACTGATCGGCCTGGCTTTTGGCCTTCCCCCCAAACAATTGGGCTTTGGCAAAGAATTTGTGGGCGCCGGCCCGGCCCTGGCCAAAATTGGCGCCGAAGCGCCCCCCCCGGCCAAACTCGAACGCCCGTCTAAAGAGGCGCTCCCCATGCCGGGCCGGAAGGAGGAAACAAAATAA
- a CDS encoding CoB--CoM heterodisulfide reductase iron-sulfur subunit A family protein — protein MSQERVGVYVCHCGTNIAGTVDVEDVARWAGEQTNVVIARDYKFMCSSLGQDLIEEDIKEHGLTRVVVAACSPHMHEKTFRAACERGGLNPFLFEMANIREHNSWATTDKPAATQKAKALVKGAVERVAHHQPLQPLPVEINPNTLIVGGGVAGITAALELADAGHHVYLVEREPSIGGHMAQLDKTFPTLDCSACILTPKMVDVGQHPNITLLSYSEVEEVDGYLGNFTITVRKKARYVNEELCTGCGICEEKCPRRVVDEVFEAGLGYRKAVYRPFPQAVPKYPVIDKENCTFFERGKCKACQIFCPTNAIDFEQEDQMIQFQVGNVILATGYQLFDARRIPQYGYGRLANVFSALEFERLVNAAGPTGGKVVLRDGVTEPQSVAIVHCVGSRDRNYNEYCSKVCCMYSLKFAHLVHERLPGAEVYNFYIDMRTPGKGYEEFYHRLLDEGAHFIRGRVAEVTDAARLPGEEGKLIVQAEDTLIGKQRRVPVDMVILSAGLEAQHDSKEITKLFGMGCDFDGFFIERHPKLDPVATMTEGIFIAGACQGPKDIPDSVVQGAAAAARVASLINRGTVMMEPVRARITAELCSGCRICNNMCPYNAIVFHEDTKVSEVITALCQGCGTCVAACPSAAITGAHFTNNQVMSEIKGLLWDAVEAASGAEKVEELEPA, from the coding sequence ATGAGCCAAGAACGTGTAGGCGTTTATGTCTGTCATTGCGGCACCAATATTGCCGGAACAGTGGATGTTGAAGATGTGGCCAGGTGGGCGGGCGAGCAAACAAACGTGGTTATTGCCCGCGACTATAAATTTATGTGCTCCAGCCTGGGCCAGGATTTAATTGAAGAAGATATTAAAGAACACGGCCTGACCCGCGTGGTGGTGGCGGCCTGCTCGCCGCACATGCACGAAAAAACGTTCCGAGCCGCTTGCGAGCGGGGCGGGCTGAACCCTTTTCTGTTTGAAATGGCCAACATCCGCGAACACAACTCGTGGGCGACCACCGACAAACCCGCGGCCACGCAAAAGGCCAAAGCCCTGGTAAAAGGCGCGGTTGAGCGCGTGGCGCATCACCAACCGCTTCAACCTCTGCCTGTTGAAATCAATCCCAACACCCTCATTGTGGGCGGCGGCGTGGCCGGAATTACCGCCGCGCTGGAGCTGGCCGACGCCGGGCATCACGTTTACCTGGTCGAGCGCGAGCCGTCCATTGGCGGGCATATGGCCCAACTGGATAAAACTTTTCCCACCCTCGACTGCTCGGCCTGTATTTTAACGCCCAAAATGGTAGACGTAGGGCAGCACCCCAACATTACCCTGCTGAGCTACAGCGAAGTGGAAGAAGTGGACGGCTACCTGGGCAATTTCACCATTACCGTGCGTAAAAAGGCCCGCTACGTAAACGAAGAACTCTGCACCGGCTGCGGCATTTGCGAAGAAAAGTGCCCGCGCCGGGTAGTGGACGAGGTGTTTGAGGCCGGGTTGGGTTATCGTAAGGCGGTCTATCGCCCCTTTCCCCAGGCCGTGCCCAAGTATCCGGTGATTGATAAAGAGAACTGCACCTTTTTTGAACGCGGCAAATGTAAAGCCTGCCAAATTTTCTGCCCAACCAACGCCATTGACTTTGAACAAGAAGACCAGATGATCCAATTTCAGGTTGGCAATGTCATTCTGGCCACCGGCTACCAGTTGTTCGACGCCCGCCGCATCCCCCAATACGGTTACGGCCGGCTGGCAAACGTTTTTTCGGCGCTGGAATTTGAGCGGCTGGTCAACGCGGCTGGCCCAACCGGCGGCAAGGTGGTGCTGCGCGACGGCGTGACCGAACCCCAAAGCGTAGCCATTGTGCACTGCGTTGGCTCACGCGACCGGAATTACAACGAGTACTGCTCCAAAGTCTGCTGCATGTACTCGCTCAAATTTGCCCACCTGGTGCACGAGCGTTTGCCCGGCGCCGAAGTTTATAATTTTTACATTGACATGCGCACGCCGGGCAAAGGCTACGAAGAGTTTTACCACCGGCTGTTAGATGAAGGCGCGCACTTTATCCGCGGCCGGGTGGCCGAAGTAACCGACGCCGCTCGACTGCCGGGCGAAGAAGGCAAACTCATTGTGCAGGCCGAGGATACGCTCATTGGCAAACAGCGCCGCGTTCCGGTGGACATGGTCATTTTGAGCGCGGGCCTGGAAGCCCAACACGACTCCAAGGAAATTACCAAACTGTTTGGGATGGGCTGCGATTTTGATGGCTTCTTCATTGAGCGCCATCCCAAACTTGACCCCGTAGCCACGATGACCGAGGGTATTTTTATTGCAGGCGCGTGTCAAGGCCCCAAGGATATTCCCGACTCGGTGGTTCAGGGCGCGGCCGCGGCGGCGCGAGTGGCCAGCCTGATCAACCGGGGCACGGTGATGATGGAGCCGGTCCGGGCCAGAATCACGGCCGAACTCTGCTCAGGCTGCCGTATCTGTAATAATATGTGTCCTTACAATGCCATTGTTTTCCACGAGGATACCAAAGTTTCCGAGGTTATCACGGCTCTGTGCCAGGGCTGCGGCACCTGTGTGGCGGCCTGTCCCAGCGCGGCCATTACCGGCGCGCACTTCACCAACAATCAGGTGATGTCGGAAATCAAGGGCCTGTTGTGGGATGCCGTTGAGGCGGCATCTGGCGCGGAAAAAGTAGAAGAGCTGGAACCGGCGTAA